From the genome of Scytonema hofmannii PCC 7110, one region includes:
- a CDS encoding lectin-like domain-containing protein, which produces MDNILTESFTGSDVTQKTWIFGHTGNSLDPFLTARSEPAPVGGLPGGAPAIDPEGSGALRLTNNEPLQSTFVIYNQPINRASGLSINFDLYSYGGNGADGISFFLIDGSANPTTAGAVGGSLGYSSRSTDPVQDGIVGGYIGIAFDEFGNFSAPESGSGGPGFSPDSVAIRGSQATNYKYLTGTTVPEGTSIDNPGSSATRANSKRNVQIDLTPEGLVSVQMDLNNNNVFDANEQLITNFNVTAESANGAPLPQTFKFGFSAGTGASTNVHEINNFKTNTLAGTYIPLVNIASTNVNTVPENGNLTITAQLDRPTSSEVSVPLTLSGTAVNGVDYNIPTSITFSPNQQTANVTLTPVDNTGLAPNKTVAIALGTPTNAQLSPQNNAFSVTILDNDDPALLGSFNFENQLRVLVNRGNDLVNLLFDNDYYLSNNPDVATAVANGQYSSGLQHFQQIGRFEGRDPSTIFNNSLYLSQNLDVAAALASGQIRSGFEHFVNVGFKSYEHRDLRMLSFDEGYYLAQNQDVFAAVKTGGFDSGFEHYLLFGQQEGRNPSLKFDEAYYLANNLDVNSAVAQGTFKSGFDHYLRFGIFEGRNPISSFDNSQYLSTNSDVVAGITRGDLRNGVEHGIRYGQYEGRAFLPQVFDEQYYLMQNPDVASAVAQDILTGGLDHYTLFGQKEGRRPSTSYDENFYLTRYSDVASAVAQGEYKSGFEHFILFGRAESRLGVG; this is translated from the coding sequence ATGGACAATATTTTAACCGAAAGCTTTACAGGTAGCGACGTTACCCAAAAGACTTGGATATTTGGTCACACTGGAAACTCTCTTGACCCCTTCTTGACGGCTCGTAGCGAACCTGCACCAGTTGGGGGTTTACCTGGTGGAGCACCAGCGATCGATCCGGAAGGTAGTGGTGCTTTGAGGCTGACGAATAACGAGCCGTTACAGAGTACTTTTGTCATTTACAACCAGCCTATCAACAGAGCTAGCGGTCTTTCCATTAACTTCGATCTCTACTCCTATGGAGGAAATGGTGCAGATGGAATCAGTTTCTTCTTAATTGATGGAAGTGCAAATCCAACAACAGCCGGCGCGGTTGGCGGTTCCCTTGGTTACTCTTCAAGGAGTACTGACCCCGTTCAAGACGGCATAGTTGGAGGTTATATTGGTATTGCCTTTGATGAGTTTGGTAACTTCTCCGCTCCAGAATCTGGTTCGGGTGGTCCTGGTTTTTCTCCAGATTCTGTTGCTATTAGAGGTAGTCAAGCAACAAATTACAAATATTTGACAGGAACTACAGTGCCAGAAGGCACTAGTATTGATAACCCTGGTAGTAGTGCAACTCGCGCTAATTCCAAGCGTAACGTTCAGATTGACCTGACTCCAGAAGGGTTAGTGTCGGTTCAGATGGATCTGAATAACAATAATGTTTTTGATGCCAATGAACAACTGATTACCAATTTTAATGTAACTGCTGAATCAGCAAACGGTGCTCCTTTACCGCAAACCTTTAAATTTGGTTTTTCAGCTGGAACGGGAGCCTCAACTAATGTCCACGAAATTAACAACTTTAAAACGAATACACTCGCAGGTACATACATTCCTTTGGTGAACATTGCAAGTACCAATGTGAATACTGTGCCTGAGAATGGTAACTTAACTATAACTGCCCAACTCGATCGCCCAACTTCAAGTGAAGTCAGTGTACCTCTGACTTTGTCAGGTACAGCCGTGAACGGTGTGGATTACAATATTCCTACTTCTATTACCTTTTCACCAAATCAGCAAACGGCTAACGTTACCCTAACACCTGTAGATAATACGGGACTTGCACCTAATAAAACAGTTGCGATCGCATTAGGGACACCAACCAATGCCCAACTCAGCCCTCAGAACAATGCCTTCAGCGTCACAATCCTCGACAATGATGACCCCGCATTATTAGGGTCTTTCAATTTTGAAAACCAGCTCCGCGTTTTGGTAAATCGAGGTAATGACCTAGTTAACCTCTTGTTTGATAACGATTATTATCTGAGTAATAATCCTGATGTAGCGACTGCTGTCGCTAACGGTCAATACAGCAGTGGTTTGCAACACTTCCAGCAGATTGGACGGTTTGAGGGTCGAGACCCCAGCACGATCTTTAATAACAGTTTGTACTTAAGCCAGAACTTAGATGTCGCAGCAGCTTTAGCTAGTGGGCAAATTCGTAGCGGTTTTGAGCATTTCGTCAACGTTGGGTTCAAGTCCTACGAACATCGAGATTTGAGAATGCTATCCTTTGACGAAGGTTACTACTTAGCACAAAATCAAGATGTGTTTGCAGCAGTCAAAACAGGGGGATTCGATAGTGGCTTTGAACACTACCTGCTCTTTGGACAACAAGAAGGACGCAATCCCAGTCTTAAATTTGATGAAGCTTATTACTTAGCCAATAACTTAGATGTCAATAGTGCTGTCGCTCAAGGAACATTCAAGAGCGGCTTCGATCACTACCTCCGCTTTGGAATATTTGAGGGGCGAAATCCCATCAGTTCTTTTGACAATAGTCAATATCTATCAACAAACTCAGATGTAGTGGCAGGTATCACACGAGGTGATTTGAGGAATGGAGTGGAACATGGCATCCGGTATGGACAATATGAGGGGAGAGCTTTCTTACCACAGGTATTTGACGAACAATATTATTTGATGCAAAATCCAGATGTAGCTAGTGCTGTTGCTCAAGACATATTGACAGGTGGATTAGACCACTACACTCTATTTGGACAAAAAGAGGGTCGTCGCCCCAGTACTTCTTACGATGAAAACTTCTATTTGACCAGGTACTCAGATGTAGCTAGCGCGGTTGCTCAAGGAGAATACAAGAGTGGGTTTGAACACTTCATTCTGTTTGGACGAGCTGAAAGCCGATTGGGAGTTGGCTAA
- a CDS encoding energy-coupling factor transporter transmembrane component T family protein — protein MDLLRSLPIGLYLEQPQTWMHKLDPRVKFFWLMSFLTTYLYANNLWRVLLVVILILATLIARIPRRVWGQQMGWLLALCFFVLVILSVSPDGYGINYHPRLPTKQQAVAAQPTPSSAIAPLPGSTPQEYKYVLFDKGLVRATRHSVDLAIRVSTMVFTLIYSTNLYLLTTAPEEITAAIENLMQPLQRFKIPVTEITLTLTLSLRFIPLVLEEIQNLVRSIMTRAINWKKLGLKGAVKVWMLVAERLLENLLLRAEQMANAMMVRGFTSPSEHRVQWHNLRLGRRDWLAIAFLIVFWGVRLAIGTEV, from the coding sequence ATGGATTTACTACGATCGCTTCCAATTGGTCTTTACCTAGAACAACCACAAACTTGGATGCACAAACTAGACCCGCGTGTCAAGTTTTTTTGGTTGATGAGTTTTCTCACAACCTATTTATACGCAAACAACTTGTGGCGCGTTCTGCTGGTAGTCATATTAATTCTGGCAACTTTAATTGCTCGGATTCCCAGACGAGTTTGGGGACAGCAAATGGGTTGGCTGTTAGCTTTGTGCTTTTTTGTTCTTGTTATTTTATCTGTTAGCCCTGATGGTTACGGTATAAATTACCATCCACGTTTGCCGACTAAACAACAAGCAGTGGCTGCACAACCAACTCCTTCTTCTGCAATAGCACCTCTACCGGGAAGCACGCCGCAGGAATATAAGTACGTGTTGTTTGATAAAGGACTAGTGAGAGCCACTCGCCACTCTGTAGATTTGGCTATACGTGTTAGTACAATGGTATTTACATTAATTTATAGTACAAATTTATACTTATTAACAACGGCACCAGAGGAAATTACAGCAGCTATAGAGAACTTGATGCAACCACTGCAAAGGTTTAAAATACCTGTTACCGAAATCACTTTGACATTGACTTTGTCTTTGCGGTTTATTCCCCTTGTTTTAGAAGAAATTCAGAACTTAGTCCGTTCTATTATGACAAGGGCGATTAATTGGAAGAAGTTGGGATTAAAAGGAGCAGTTAAAGTTTGGATGCTGGTTGCAGAAAGACTTTTGGAGAATTTACTCCTCCGGGCAGAACAAATGGCGAATGCGATGATGGTAAGAGGTTTTACCAGTCCTAGCGAACATCGGGTACAGTGGCACAACTTACGATTGGGAAGACGCGATTGGCTGGCGATCGCGTTTCTAATCGTGTTTTGGGGAGTGCGGTTGGCAATAGGAACAGAAGTTTAA
- the der gene encoding ribosome biogenesis GTPase Der, translating into MRLPIVAIIGRPNVGKSTFVNRLAGEQSAIVHDQPGMTRDRTYKDAYWNDREFLVVDTGGLVFNDDTEFLPLIRQQAMAALQEASVAIFVVDGQTGPTPADEEISEWLRQQTVPVLLAVNKCESPEHGLIQAAEFWELGLGEPFAVSAIHGSGTGDLLDVLVTYLPETKDIQAIEEIKVAIVGRPNVGKSSLLNAFVGEERAIVSPISGTTRDAIDTVVERNGQTYRLIDTAGIRKKKNVDYGPEFFSINRAFKAIRRANVVLLVIDAIDGVTEQDQKLAGRIIEEGRACVLVVNKWDAVEKDSYTIYDYQKHLEERLHFTEWAEIIFVSALTGLRVEKIIELVDRAAESHKRRVSTAVVNEVLEEALNRHTPPVSRGGRQGRIYYGTQVSTQPPTIALFVNEAKRFNDNYRRYIERQFRQNLGFQGTPIRILWRSKKTRDVESTNANRATRV; encoded by the coding sequence ATGCGTCTTCCTATCGTAGCTATTATTGGTCGCCCGAATGTGGGCAAATCTACCTTCGTCAATCGTCTTGCTGGAGAACAATCTGCTATTGTTCACGATCAACCGGGTATGACACGCGATCGCACTTACAAAGATGCTTACTGGAACGATCGCGAGTTTTTGGTTGTAGACACTGGTGGTTTGGTATTTAATGACGACACGGAATTTTTACCGTTGATTCGCCAACAGGCCATGGCAGCCTTGCAAGAAGCCAGCGTTGCTATCTTTGTAGTAGATGGTCAGACAGGACCGACACCCGCTGATGAAGAAATTTCCGAGTGGTTGCGGCAACAAACAGTTCCTGTCCTGCTGGCTGTGAATAAATGTGAATCTCCAGAACACGGCTTAATTCAAGCTGCTGAATTTTGGGAATTGGGATTGGGGGAACCTTTTGCTGTTTCTGCCATTCATGGTAGCGGTACAGGGGATTTACTAGATGTACTCGTAACTTATCTCCCTGAAACTAAGGACATCCAGGCAATTGAGGAAATTAAAGTCGCAATTGTGGGACGACCAAACGTCGGCAAATCTAGTTTGTTAAATGCTTTTGTAGGAGAAGAAAGAGCGATCGTTAGCCCAATTTCTGGCACAACCCGCGATGCTATTGACACGGTTGTTGAACGCAACGGGCAAACTTATCGCTTAATTGACACAGCCGGGATTCGCAAAAAGAAAAATGTGGACTACGGTCCGGAATTCTTTAGTATTAACCGTGCTTTCAAAGCGATCCGTCGCGCTAATGTGGTTCTATTGGTAATAGATGCCATTGATGGAGTGACCGAGCAAGACCAAAAGTTGGCTGGACGCATTATTGAAGAAGGTCGAGCTTGTGTACTTGTTGTCAATAAATGGGATGCCGTAGAAAAAGACTCTTACACAATTTACGATTACCAAAAACATTTGGAAGAGCGACTGCACTTTACCGAATGGGCAGAAATTATTTTTGTCAGTGCTTTGACTGGGCTAAGGGTCGAGAAGATTATAGAATTGGTGGATAGGGCAGCTGAATCACACAAACGTCGTGTGAGTACAGCAGTTGTTAACGAAGTTTTGGAAGAAGCTCTTAACAGACACACTCCACCCGTTTCTCGTGGTGGTCGTCAGGGTAGAATTTATTACGGGACTCAAGTCAGTACTCAGCCGCCTACAATAGCATTATTTGTTAACGAAGCCAAACGCTTTAACGACAACTACCGCCGTTACATTGAGCGACAATTTCGTCAGAATTTGGGTTTTCAAGGTACTCCCATTCGTATACTATGGCGCAGCAAGAAAACTCGTGATGTTGAAAGCACTAATGCAAATCGAGCTACACGAGTGTAA
- a CDS encoding antitoxin family protein: MQKLQTVEAIYENGVFRPLKALDGLVEHSQVKITIESDQTQSHPLLQFAGILSDEEAIELQHTIANEFGKIDPNVW; this comes from the coding sequence ATGCAAAAGCTTCAAACTGTTGAAGCCATCTATGAAAATGGAGTTTTTCGTCCGCTCAAAGCATTGGATGGTTTAGTAGAGCATTCTCAAGTAAAAATTACCATTGAGTCCGACCAAACTCAATCTCATCCTCTGTTGCAGTTTGCTGGCATTCTTAGTGATGAGGAGGCTATTGAGCTACAACACACAATTGCAAACGAGTTCGGCAAAATTGACCCAAATGTCTGGTGA
- a CDS encoding PIN domain-containing protein, translated as MRAENSARPLRNVTQYLQFIEACTVIPMGKETASVYSRTRLALKRKGRPIPENDIWIAAQCLENGWKLATDDEHFTYVDGLVVERR; from the coding sequence GTGAGAGCGGAAAACTCAGCCCGTCCCCTTAGAAACGTCACCCAATACTTACAGTTTATTGAAGCGTGTACAGTTATCCCGATGGGAAAAGAAACAGCTAGTGTTTATTCCCGTACACGCCTTGCCTTGAAGCGCAAAGGAAGACCTATTCCTGAAAATGATATTTGGATTGCAGCGCAATGCCTTGAAAATGGTTGGAAATTGGCTACAGACGATGAGCATTTCACCTACGTAGACGGACTTGTAGTTGAGCGTCGGTAA
- a CDS encoding four helix bundle protein: protein MAEINDFKDLKIWQKGMDIAEKCYFLTKPFPKDELYGMVQQIRKSAVSIPANIAEGYGRRSTLEYIRFLNIAQGSVNELETHVILSHRVGLSKQEDIEPIISLLREESRMIIALIKKLE from the coding sequence ATGGCAGAGATTAATGATTTTAAAGACTTAAAAATCTGGCAAAAAGGTATGGATATAGCCGAAAAGTGCTATTTTTTGACTAAACCTTTTCCCAAAGACGAGTTATATGGCATGGTACAACAAATTAGGAAATCCGCTGTCTCTATTCCAGCCAATATAGCCGAGGGATATGGAAGAAGATCGACACTTGAATACATTAGATTTCTGAATATTGCTCAAGGCTCGGTTAATGAATTAGAAACACACGTTATTCTATCGCATCGGGTAGGTCTATCTAAACAAGAAGATATAGAACCAATTATTTCTTTGCTACGAGAAGAGAGTCGAATGATTATTGCCCTCATTAAGAAGCTAGAATAA
- a CDS encoding Uma2 family endonuclease — MTAATKKLTFKEYLKYNDGTDTQYELVDGELIPMSLGTGKHGGISKFLERKFDAESAKIGRNWTAQKFSVGIRSPRGGRWDTSRVPDVVVLPVEQWEALFHREAIIELNEPPPILVVEVVSESTQTTDYRSKRSEYAVLGIPEYWIVDPIQEVITVCTLVEGFYDAVAYRGEERIISPTFPELDLSAKQVLIGK; from the coding sequence ATGACCGCAGCAACTAAGAAACTGACTTTTAAAGAGTACCTCAAGTATAACGATGGCACCGATACCCAATACGAATTGGTTGATGGAGAATTAATTCCTATGAGTCTTGGCACTGGCAAGCACGGTGGAATTTCTAAGTTTTTAGAACGAAAGTTCGATGCCGAAAGTGCCAAAATAGGAAGGAATTGGACTGCACAAAAGTTTTCCGTCGGAATTCGCTCCCCACGCGGGGGACGGTGGGACACTTCACGGGTTCCAGACGTGGTAGTGTTACCAGTAGAGCAGTGGGAAGCACTCTTCCACCGAGAAGCAATTATCGAACTTAACGAGCCTCCACCCATACTTGTAGTAGAAGTTGTCAGTGAATCTACTCAAACTACAGATTACCGGAGCAAGCGTTCCGAATATGCTGTCCTTGGAATTCCTGAATACTGGATTGTCGATCCCATTCAAGAGGTGATAACCGTATGCACTCTGGTAGAAGGGTTCTATGATGCGGTTGCATACCGAGGAGAAGAACGCATCATTTCTCCCACGTTCCCAGAGTTGGATTTAAGCGCCAAACAAGTGCTAATTGGTAAATGA